A section of the Streptomyces sp. Je 1-369 genome encodes:
- a CDS encoding cytochrome P450: MAQTTRSAAANGPDGQRAPAPPPKGFRSAELGWPELHRIPHPPRRLPVVGDILGANVRTPLQDSMKLAEQLGPIFRRKAFGKEFVFVWGADLAADMADESRFAKHVGLGVANLRPVAGDGLFTAYNHEPNWQLAHDILAPGFSRDAMAGYHPLMLDVARQLTARWDEREAAGRAVDVPGDMTKLTLETIARTGFGHDFGSFERSAPHPFVSAMVGTLSFAQRRNVVPPLLTPLVLRGADRRNDADMAYLNRTVDAVIAARRAEGAPGSGDSGDLLDRMLQVAHPETGERLTPENIRRQVITFLVAGHETTSGALSFALHYLSRSPKVLARARAEVDEVWGTEGEPAYEQVAKLRYLRRVLDESLRLWPTAPGFAREARTDTVLGGEHPMRRGAWALVLATMLHRDPAAWGEHPEEFDPDRFAPSAVRARPAHVFKPFGTGARACIGRQFALHEATLVLGLLLRRYDLHADPGYRLRVAERLTLMPDGLTLRLSRRARAA, encoded by the coding sequence ATGGCGCAGACGACGCGGTCCGCGGCGGCGAACGGACCGGACGGGCAGCGTGCCCCGGCCCCTCCCCCAAAGGGTTTTCGCAGCGCCGAGCTCGGCTGGCCCGAGCTGCACCGGATACCGCATCCGCCGCGTCGGCTCCCGGTGGTCGGCGACATCCTGGGCGCCAACGTCCGCACGCCGCTGCAGGACTCGATGAAGCTGGCGGAGCAGCTCGGTCCGATCTTCCGGCGCAAGGCGTTCGGCAAGGAGTTCGTCTTCGTGTGGGGCGCCGACCTCGCCGCGGACATGGCCGACGAGTCGCGGTTCGCGAAGCACGTGGGGCTCGGCGTGGCCAATCTGCGGCCGGTCGCGGGCGACGGTCTCTTCACGGCGTACAACCACGAGCCCAACTGGCAGCTGGCTCACGACATCCTCGCCCCCGGGTTCAGCCGCGACGCGATGGCGGGCTACCACCCGTTGATGCTGGACGTCGCACGGCAGCTGACGGCCCGCTGGGACGAGCGGGAGGCGGCGGGCCGGGCGGTGGACGTGCCGGGCGACATGACGAAGCTGACGCTGGAGACGATCGCCCGTACCGGTTTCGGGCACGACTTCGGCTCTTTCGAACGGTCCGCTCCGCACCCGTTCGTGTCGGCGATGGTCGGCACGCTCTCCTTCGCCCAGCGGCGCAACGTCGTGCCGCCGCTGCTGACCCCGCTCGTGCTGCGCGGCGCCGACCGGCGCAACGACGCGGACATGGCGTACCTCAACCGCACGGTCGACGCGGTGATCGCGGCCCGCCGCGCGGAGGGCGCTCCGGGGTCGGGCGACAGCGGAGACCTGCTGGACCGCATGCTGCAAGTGGCCCACCCCGAGACCGGGGAGCGGCTCACTCCGGAGAACATCCGCCGCCAGGTCATTACTTTCCTGGTCGCCGGGCACGAGACGACGTCCGGCGCGCTGTCGTTCGCGCTGCATTACTTGTCGCGCTCCCCGAAAGTGCTCGCCCGCGCGCGGGCCGAGGTCGACGAGGTCTGGGGCACCGAGGGCGAGCCCGCGTACGAGCAGGTGGCCAAGTTGCGATATCTGCGCCGGGTGCTCGACGAGTCGCTGCGGCTCTGGCCGACCGCTCCGGGATTCGCCCGCGAGGCCCGCACGGACACCGTCCTCGGGGGTGAGCATCCGATGCGGCGCGGCGCGTGGGCGCTGGTTCTCGCGACGATGCTGCACCGCGACCCGGCCGCATGGGGCGAGCACCCCGAGGAGTTCGACCCCGACCGGTTCGCCCCTTCGGCCGTACGCGCGCGCCCCGCCCACGTCTTCAAGCCGTTCGGTACTGGCGCACGCGCCTGCATCGGACGTCAGTTCGCGCTGCACGAGGCGACCTTGGTGCTCGGACTGCTCCTCCGCCGCTACGACCTGCACGCCGATCCGGGCTACCGGCTGCGCGTCGCGGAGCGTCTCACCCTGATGCCGGACGGCCTGACGCTGCGTCTCTCGCGCCGCGCCCGGGCCGCGTAG
- the rpmF gene encoding 50S ribosomal protein L32: MAVPKRKMSRSNTRHRRAQWKAVTAQLVPVTVDGVSHMVPQRLVKAYERGLVRPES; this comes from the coding sequence ATGGCCGTACCCAAAAGGAAGATGTCCCGCAGCAACACCCGGCACCGCCGTGCCCAGTGGAAGGCCGTCACCGCGCAGCTCGTGCCCGTGACCGTCGACGGCGTGTCGCACATGGTGCCGCAGCGCCTGGTCAAGGCGTACGAACGCGGCCTGGTGCGCCCGGAGAGCTGA
- a CDS encoding glycosyltransferase produces the protein MTRVLITAAGSYGDVAPYTGLGARLRAAGYEVALATHRSFAPLVEAAGLRFRELQASPEDGQRAGGRTELMRSASAFVHGLGGGLADAAVRGADLLVLSTTTAPLGWQLAEAMDIPAVGAYLQPTHPTRAFPPVVGGTRSLGRFGNRALGAFSLRMVDRVYADAVRDLRARLSLPAAAPGSVRARQERARWPVLHGFSPAVVPRPADWRPGLDVVGNWWPYQDPADRLPPELDDFLRAGPPPVFIGFGSMAGGDGDRLSEIAVTALRTAGLRGVLQAGRAGLAASGDDVLTIGEVPHALLFPKVAAVVHHAGAGTSAVALRAGVPAVPVPVTADQPFWAARLASLGAATVPVPFKDLTAPRLADALGRAVREDTHARAAERLAGTLAAEDGAGRVVAAVERALQPRVRTL, from the coding sequence ATGACACGCGTACTGATCACCGCAGCCGGTTCCTACGGCGATGTCGCCCCTTACACCGGCCTCGGCGCCCGGCTCCGCGCCGCCGGGTACGAGGTCGCACTCGCCACGCACCGCTCGTTCGCGCCGCTCGTCGAGGCCGCCGGCCTGCGCTTCCGTGAGCTGCAGGCCTCTCCGGAGGACGGTCAGCGCGCCGGCGGCCGCACGGAACTCATGCGCTCGGCCTCGGCTTTCGTGCACGGGCTCGGGGGCGGACTCGCCGATGCCGCCGTGCGCGGCGCGGACCTCCTCGTACTCTCCACGACCACCGCGCCGCTCGGCTGGCAGCTGGCCGAGGCCATGGACATACCGGCCGTGGGGGCGTACCTGCAACCCACCCATCCCACTCGGGCGTTCCCGCCGGTCGTCGGTGGCACGCGGTCGCTCGGCCGGTTCGGGAACCGCGCGCTCGGCGCCTTCTCCCTGCGCATGGTGGACCGTGTCTACGCCGACGCGGTCCGTGACCTGCGCGCCCGCCTCTCGCTGCCCGCGGCCGCGCCGGGCAGTGTCCGCGCCCGGCAGGAGCGGGCGCGGTGGCCGGTGCTGCACGGCTTCAGCCCGGCCGTCGTGCCGCGGCCCGCGGACTGGCGCCCCGGACTCGACGTCGTCGGCAACTGGTGGCCGTACCAGGATCCGGCGGACCGGCTGCCTCCGGAACTCGACGACTTCCTGCGAGCGGGGCCGCCGCCGGTGTTCATCGGGTTCGGCAGCATGGCGGGCGGTGACGGCGACCGGCTGAGCGAGATCGCTGTGACGGCGTTGCGGACGGCGGGGCTGCGCGGTGTGCTGCAGGCGGGCCGGGCCGGCCTCGCGGCGTCCGGCGACGACGTCCTGACGATCGGTGAGGTGCCGCACGCCCTGCTGTTTCCCAAGGTGGCGGCCGTGGTGCACCACGCGGGGGCGGGCACGTCGGCGGTGGCACTCCGTGCGGGCGTCCCCGCCGTCCCCGTGCCGGTCACGGCCGACCAACCCTTCTGGGCCGCCCGGCTGGCGTCCTTGGGCGCGGCCACCGTCCCGGTTCCGTTCAAGGACCTCACCGCGCCCCGCCTGGCCGACGCGCTCGGCCGCGCCGTCCGTGAGGACACGCATGCCCGCGCCGCCGAACGCCTCGCCGGGACGCTGGCGGCGGAGGACGGCGCGGGGCGCGTGGTGGCCGCGGTCGAGCGGGCTCTTCAGCCCCGTGTCCGCACCCTCTAG
- a CDS encoding MerR family transcriptional regulator, translating to MSYTVGQVAGFAGVTVRTLHHYDRAGLLTPGERSNGGYRLYGEADLARLQQILFYRELGFALDEIVEILTDPQADALARLRARRQALREQIDRLERLVEVAERAMEVQQTGVPLDPRERFEVFGEITFDLSYATDAELKWQGSDGHRAAMKSAAEHTKEDWADLMGEATRWREDLLAAFDAGEPAAGERALELAEAHRQHIARWFTPCPPDMHRRIADDFVDDARAFALVVPPSQQRPGLATYLRTAVRANAESRTGPQARPEEDANPHAVPEVESRAVGAAAESSRSSLPEGVR from the coding sequence ATGAGTTACACCGTCGGTCAGGTCGCGGGCTTTGCCGGCGTCACCGTCCGCACCCTGCATCACTACGACCGCGCGGGGCTGCTCACGCCCGGCGAGCGCAGCAACGGTGGCTATCGCCTCTACGGCGAGGCCGACCTGGCCCGGTTGCAGCAGATCCTCTTCTACCGCGAGCTCGGCTTCGCCCTCGACGAGATCGTCGAGATCCTGACCGACCCGCAGGCCGACGCCCTCGCCCGGCTGCGCGCGAGGCGCCAGGCGCTGCGTGAACAGATCGACAGGCTGGAGCGGCTGGTGGAGGTCGCCGAGCGGGCGATGGAGGTGCAGCAGACCGGGGTGCCTCTCGATCCCCGGGAACGTTTCGAGGTGTTCGGCGAGATCACGTTCGACCTCAGCTACGCCACCGACGCCGAGCTGAAGTGGCAGGGCAGCGACGGGCATCGAGCGGCCATGAAAAGCGCCGCCGAGCACACCAAGGAGGACTGGGCGGACCTCATGGGCGAGGCCACGCGGTGGAGGGAGGACCTGCTCGCCGCCTTCGACGCCGGGGAGCCCGCTGCGGGCGAACGGGCCCTGGAACTCGCCGAGGCGCACCGGCAGCACATCGCCCGCTGGTTCACGCCGTGCCCGCCCGACATGCATCGGCGCATCGCTGACGACTTCGTCGACGACGCCCGCGCTTTCGCGCTCGTCGTGCCGCCGTCGCAGCAGCGGCCGGGGCTCGCCACGTATCTGCGTACGGCGGTACGGGCCAACGCCGAGAGCCGCACGGGACCTCAGGCTCGACCTGAGGAAGACGCCAACCCTCACGCTGTACCTGAGGTCGAGAGTCGCGCGGTCGGCGCCGCCGCCGAGTCCTCCCGCTCCTCCCTCCCCGAAGGTGTTCGATGA
- a CDS encoding TetR/AcrR family transcriptional regulator codes for MAANPQERTRRRLSTEERREQLLSVGARLFAQKPYDDVWIERVAEIAGVSRGLLYHYFPTKRDFFAAVVHRESERMLRLTAAVPGLPVREQISTGLDAFLGYVESHAQGFRAFHRAEAAGDPLVREVYRNGLAAQERQILAALAADPAASHGTQDLPALRLAVRGWLAFMVAVCLEWLEEPDLTREQVRDLCAKALLGAITR; via the coding sequence ATGGCCGCGAATCCCCAGGAGCGCACGCGCCGCAGACTGAGTACCGAGGAGCGGCGTGAGCAGCTGCTTTCGGTCGGGGCGCGGCTCTTCGCGCAGAAGCCCTACGACGACGTGTGGATCGAGCGCGTCGCGGAGATCGCCGGCGTCTCGCGGGGGCTCCTCTACCACTACTTCCCGACCAAGCGGGACTTCTTCGCCGCCGTGGTGCACCGGGAGAGCGAGCGCATGCTGCGCCTGACGGCGGCGGTCCCCGGGCTGCCGGTGCGCGAGCAGATCAGTACGGGCCTCGACGCGTTCCTCGGCTACGTGGAGAGCCACGCACAGGGTTTCCGCGCCTTCCACCGGGCCGAGGCGGCGGGCGACCCGCTGGTCCGCGAGGTCTACCGCAACGGTCTCGCCGCGCAGGAGCGGCAGATCCTCGCCGCCCTCGCCGCGGACCCGGCCGCGTCGCACGGCACGCAGGACCTGCCCGCGCTGCGCCTCGCGGTGCGCGGGTGGCTGGCGTTCATGGTGGCGGTCTGTCTGGAGTGGCTGGAGGAGCCCGACCTGACGCGGGAGCAGGTCAGGGACCTGTGTGCCAAGGCGTTGCTGGGCGCGATCACGCGCTGA
- a CDS encoding glutathione S-transferase family protein, whose translation MSADQGNASYGHKEFKRSKSHFSDRVTADGRDGWPVEAGRYRLVVSRACPWAGRSLIARRLLGLEGAVSLAVTDPIQDDRSWRFTLDPDGRDPVLGIRYLSEAYEARESGYPGGVSVPALVDVESGKLVTNDYQQITLDFATEWTALHREGAPDLYPEPLRDEIDAVMDGIYRDVNNGVYRSGFAPDQETYESACRDVFHRLDLASERLSSRRYLAGDTITEADIRFFCTLVRFDAVYHGHFKCNVRKLSEDRVLWAYARDLFQTPGFGDTIDFDHIKRHYYQVHTGINPTGIVPLGPDLSGWLTPHHREELGGRPFGDGTPPGPVPSGEEVPVTARSAPCRAST comes from the coding sequence ATGAGCGCGGACCAGGGCAACGCCTCGTACGGGCACAAGGAGTTCAAGCGCTCCAAGAGCCACTTCTCGGACCGCGTCACGGCGGACGGCAGGGACGGCTGGCCGGTGGAGGCGGGGCGGTACCGGCTTGTGGTGAGCCGCGCCTGCCCCTGGGCGGGCCGTTCGCTCATCGCGCGGCGACTTCTCGGCCTGGAGGGCGCCGTCTCGCTGGCCGTCACGGACCCGATCCAGGACGACCGGAGCTGGCGGTTCACGCTGGACCCCGACGGCCGCGACCCGGTGCTCGGCATCCGCTATCTGAGCGAGGCGTACGAGGCGCGGGAGAGCGGCTATCCGGGAGGCGTAAGCGTTCCCGCGCTGGTCGACGTGGAGAGCGGCAAGCTGGTCACGAACGACTACCAGCAGATCACGCTGGACTTCGCCACGGAGTGGACGGCACTGCACCGCGAGGGGGCGCCTGACCTGTATCCCGAGCCGCTGCGCGACGAGATCGACGCCGTGATGGACGGCATCTACCGCGACGTCAACAACGGTGTGTACCGGTCCGGTTTCGCCCCGGACCAGGAGACCTACGAGTCCGCGTGCCGCGACGTCTTCCACCGTCTCGACCTGGCCTCCGAGCGTCTGTCGAGCCGCCGCTATCTCGCCGGGGACACGATCACCGAGGCCGACATCCGCTTCTTCTGCACGCTGGTGCGGTTCGACGCCGTCTACCACGGCCACTTCAAGTGCAACGTACGGAAACTGTCCGAGGACCGGGTCCTCTGGGCGTACGCGAGGGATCTCTTCCAGACGCCCGGTTTCGGCGACACCATCGACTTCGACCACATCAAGCGGCACTACTACCAAGTGCACACCGGCATCAACCCGACCGGCATCGTGCCGCTCGGCCCGGACCTCTCGGGGTGGCTGACGCCGCATCACCGGGAGGAGCTGGGCGGCCGCCCCTTCGGTGACGGCACGCCTCCGGGGCCCGTGCCCTCCGGGGAGGAGGTGCCCGTCACGGCCAGGTCGGCTCCTTGTCGGGCTTCCACGTGA